The nucleotide window TAATTGGCTCAAATGGCAACAGCAGCCCTCTAAGTGAGCCGGTACCTTGCAGCAGAGTGGGTGCTTCTGCTCTGATTGCTGCAAGGGTCATCTGGGCGGCTCCACCAAACAGCCACTTGGCCGGGGGAGACCCATAACTCTGAAACGGCCTTAATCTCGGTGGGGACCCGTTCATCCAGTCTTGCTGGTCCTGGACTGTGCGCGGcgccttcctcgacgccgcccttgctAAAGAGCGTCGCCTCGACCGCCATCTCTCTTCCCTTCAGTCAGCAGCAGTTGCCTCTGCTGATGCTGCTCAACTGCTTCCACTCGCCGCTCATATCTTTAAAATGGGGTTTCTCCTGGGCGACGATAGCGCCCTGGTCGCGACGATGGCTGCAACACAACATCGCCCGCCACCCAACTGCCACTGTGCTTCTGTCAGCCATCCCCGGTCCACGATACGTTTTTAACTTTACTACCGCAGCCTTTGGCCGTCCCTTCCGTTTTTCGTCAAATGACCTCATTACGCTCGTGGAGTCGTCGCTGACCACCACTCCACCTTGTCGCCTTGCCATCGGACCATTTGTTTCCAGCCAACTCATCGGACTCAGCGTCCCATCGCACACGACATCATTCTGGACCTTTGATTACCGATGACGATGGGATGGGTCTCCGAGGAAACCTGGCATCCCGGCGCGGAGCCCAAGACGAGTGAGATGAAGCTGCAAAATCCTCCGGCCTTCCAACaccatgcatgcatgcatgcatgcataCATGCTGCTTTCTCCGGGGGGTGGTAGGGGATGGATTTCAGGCATCGCTTACGCCCTTACCAACTGTGGATAACAGCCGACACAGCTAATGGAGGTTGAGGTGGACATCAACCTGTATCGCCAATTTCCACTGGAGGCAGATGCTCCCCGTGAAGAAGAGATACGGCCCATGCACACAATCACAGACGTCTGCCGGCACATTGCTGATATGTACGTTTGGACGAGCCAATACACGGATGGACGCCTGTCCTGCGGCAGTGCCTCCTTGCCGACAGCCAACCGGACTTCTGTGGTGTGGCTACCACCTTGGAAAAGAACATCCTTCCGAGCGCTGCACAGCTTTCGACAGGCTGCGGGAAACGAACGCCATCGCCCTACTAATTGGTCCGGTGGCGCTCATCCAGTTCGCGCCAAGAGTACTGCAGACAAGCTCACCTATATTTACCTATAGCGAACGGTGATGGCTTGAACTTCGCAACCCAGCGGCACTTGCTCTCAACGGCCAAGTCGTCGAGCCAGCTCCAGCTGCTGGGTAACCCTAACCCCGCGCGAACAGTGATTTACATCATCCCGAGTTCGATTCAGCTTCTTTCCCGAAAGCCAATCTGCCGCACTGTTCGCCGGACCGGACCCGTGATCAGCGGCCTCGATCGAGATGGTGATTGTGACGGACGGCTACTGTAGTGCAAATCTATTCAACATGCCCCCGCCGCTTAGTGGAGGGCGACCCAGTTCAGCCAAACGTTCTAGATGGCCAAAGTTCGAACCACATACGCCGGCCCTTTCCATGAATCAGTCCAATGGCTCCCGTGGTGTTCGCTGTAGTCTGTTAGCGGGCTGTCAGGACTTCAATCGACTCTGTCATCAAGTGTGGCAGTTGTGTCATTCAACTGAGCGAAAGGGGAAAGGACAAGGTTTCCGGCTGCATACATAACCGAACATCTCAAGCCGTCCGATTAGACGTGGAGCACACTCGACAAGCGACGATCGTTCGGAAGTTTCCTCCCATGCAGCTGCGAGGAAGTGCACAGATGTATCCCGCTGAGGCAGTTGAATGCGACCTTGCCAGTCGCCAATGACACACCCCCCCAGTCTGTAGAACAGAGGTTTTCATCCCTTCTCAAGTTATGGACACTGCCCATCCTCACCACAAACAAGATGtcttctcgtcttcttcaatCACACGGCATTGTTTTGACCCGGCTCGAATATAAACTCTCATGCCACAGGTTTCTAGTTTAACTTGCCACCCATGTGGTGAAACTTATTGCGGAGCTAGAGCAGCTCCCCCGACATCGCCATCCCAGCTGGCCCTGACTTGACAACCAGGGGAGTCCCTCAGCGCATCTCATTTCTGAGGGCAAATGAGCGCAAAGCAATCAGGATTCAGACCTTTCTTCACCCCCCGCTGTTTGGGTTCCATCACAGCCATCCATTCATGAGAGCGGCGTCCTGGCCACCAAAAAGGCGGAAACAGGGGCTGGTCGGGGGCAGCGTGAGCTTTCATCAACCGCGAAATGAGCTTTTGTTTACTCCCAGGGCCTCGAACATCCTTAATCTTGCCTACGAAATTCGGGTGAGGGTTTTTTTCTTGGTTCTGCCCCGCGTGCGCCGTCCCTCTTTTCTGATTGCCGGTGGATCGCGGGCCACACGGCACATCATTTCAGAGTTCAGACGGCCGAACCCCGGGGAAGACGGCATTTCCATCCTAGATCCTGAGATCTCGAGACCCTGTCGCTGCTGGAGTCCCCATTTCCAAGTTCCAACTTGCCATCACGTTGTTACCATCGACTCATGTCCAGCCCACAAGAAAGACGAACGCCGCACACGAAATTTGCCTTCGCAAGTCTAGACTCTGGAACCCGTTGGGCTGCAAAATCCTCCAGGAACAAGCCCGGGCATGCCGAGTACGCGCCGATAAGCATGCCCTCAACCACGGGGGCACAAAGTCAAACCCTCAAGCCCTCCCTCGCTGTGTCAGCGAGGTTCTTTGGCGACCCTCTGTTTGGTCCAGGGGCACCAGATCACCCAAACACGTAGAAGTCTTCCGAAACATGTCGTTTGGCGATTTCTGCGGCCACCTTGCGCGGCCCGGTGGTCCAGCGCCCGTGACTCGAGGTTTCACTACATCGACACCCTTCGGCGCATGGcatgacagaaacccatgATGCCCATGTCCTCTACGATTAACAGCAACAACCCTGACGTCAAGCCAACGGAGGTTTCACGACAGCGTCAAGCTCGATCGCAGTGTTCCATTTGAATGGCCTCGGCGGGCGAGAGCTTTCCAACTTGCCAGCTTCTCGGTTTCTTGTCATGCTGAAATGCTTTGGGGAAATAGCAGGAGTCGGAAACAAGGGACAAACTCCGCAAGATCTGGACAAATTCGGTTTGCCATGCTATTCAGTGTTTGAGGCAGGAAGCAACACTTAATTTCAAGGTATTCGTCGCATCATCAATAGGACCTGGACGACAGCCGCATGAACATGAGTGGGCTTTGCCATGGTCGACCCTTCGCGGAATGCTGCGACGAAGCATGCGCCCCGTCGCCAGCTTCAAATAGGTTCCCTCACCCAGATCTGACAAGCAACAAGCTAGAGGCGGACATCTTCATCATACTCCATAAGGTGCACCTCAACGACTTCCAGTAGCTTTCGTTCAACGTCGCCACTGCCCAAGAATGCCAAGATGGCTCGTCCATCTCAGTCTCCGGTTTCGATGCACAGATCGAGCGACCATATGACCACAATCCAACTCCGCGCAAGTCAGACAGTCGGGATCCTCAAGACACCTCCTGACCAACTGTCTTATCCATCTTTTCTTCATGTACGCCCCGAAAGGCTATTCTAGAAACTCtagcctcttcttctctgaTACCTCTTCGCCTGTACGTTAGTCTTAGCGACGTCAACATGTTAGGAAGTCGTCGTGCAAAGGGGTGATGATCTTGTAGCTTTCTTACAAGCGTCACCCGCATCCCCTATCAGTCTGCTCACATGTATACACACGGCACACGTCCTACCCATCCATGGCGGCTTACTGCTTTCCTAACACCTTCTACTCCTGACTGAAAGGCGGCGTGTGCGGCTTCGCTTTTTGGCAAACGCATCCGAAGGACCGTTCAACGTACGTTCTTCTTGGTGGGGTGGCGTCCAGCGGGCGTAAACCCCGCGTCGGAGGTAGATTGGCATCGTTCTCGACAAGAGGGCCAACACGTCTTACCCCAGTCTGTTCTGACTACGCCGTCAGCATGTCACTTGCCGTAGGGGCACACAAAGGAGACGAGTCTTGGAATCCTCCTGACTCAAAAACTGTGATAGGCTTGTTGGATGACTGCTCACATATCGGCATCGCCGTGGCTGATTCCTCATATGACTTCTGTCCCATCTCTTTCGCCGTCGATGTTCTTTCCCGTGGGAACCGACGCGGACTCATAGACGATGCCTCATCCGCCATAGTCATCGAATGTCTCCGACGCTTCCACCGTTGTCTCGGCTACCTGCCGGGGAGTTGTCTATGCGGTCGTGACAGCTGAAGGGTAAGCTTTACAGACTCTCACACGAGGGTGCGCTGGACGAAATCCAGTCTCGTAACTGTAACGTCGCACGTCCGTAAGAATGACAAGGTCGATCACGTCAGTAAAATCTGGCCCGGTCCAATCCTGCCTTTCCTTCCCAGCTGCTGCGTTCTGTCCCACGACGCAGGCAAGGCAGAACAGGCGTGGGGTCTGATCAAAAGCGGTCTCCGCGCCCCTTTAccgcaaccccccccccccccccccccaaaaaaaaaacccctccccctcaacTCGAGAGACATAGCAGAGGCAAATCGGGTTGCCACAAGGAATTCAGCACCCCCGAGGCAGAATTGTTGTGCTAAGGGGGAGTTGTGGTCGTACGGGCCACATGCGTCCTGGGAGGACCAAAAcggggacgaggtcgacgacggcggaggccaGTGAGCGAGGGAGAGTAAGATcgagcgagtgagtgatAGAGAAGTTGCAGGAAGATTCAAGGAGGGTTGGTCCGGGTGTTTGGCGGGTGTGTGCTTTTCGGGACGGTGCTcaaaggaggggggtgtTGATGAAAGATTGATGCGGTTGCAGTCAGGCTGTTCGCCTCGAAGCAGATCttgatgacgaagaggagcgTTGCAACGCTCGCCGAGGGCATTTTGGCAGTCCTCTTGGCCCGTGAATGTTGCCATTGAATCCGTCTGTATACTGTAGGTAGACCAGACCAGGCCGGCAGGACGTCGGCGTTCTTCTTTTGGCACGTGGGCTCGATGGAAGCCTTCCACGAGCGAACATCAGGTTGGAATGAACCACGGCGTGTATCTCATGACCAGGACGCCCAAGGCAGAGAAGTTATGGTCTGGAACTCGCCTAGGACGCCGTTGAAGAAGTGGAGGTTCACCTCCCAATAAGCTCTGGACGCTGACGCCTCACCGTCGACCGTGTCCAGTCGGCCGTCTCAAGCCGAGACGCGCTCCGTTGTTGCAGCTACTTACCAGATCGTCGCGGGAAATGGGGTAAGCACGGAAGCAGGGCAAGTAACAGAAAGAAGCCATTTTGGTTGATTCCAACTCTGATTGATGACATATGTACACAGCGCTTTCTATCGCCAAGTTCCGAGCCTACATCTTCAACGCAAAGCCTAGacgtctctccctccctccctccgcgGCATCCGTATcggagaagaaagagagagccGTCTTCCCACAGCGCCCTTCGCAACACAGACACGCGCACGCGAACACGCCCACAAACATGCCCGCCTTTTACGACGCCTGCTTGCTGCCCTCGGCCTTTGACGGCGGGATGAAGGGCTTGCCCTCGAGGGTGTTGATGGCTTGGTCGGCGTAGATCATGTGGGGGCGGAGCTCGACGGGGGTGACGCCGGGACGCTGGTTGGGAATGTTCTTCTCGAGTTTCTGCGAAAGAGAGGGGTGAGCTATTGGTCGGCCGTCATACAGAGAACAGAGTGAAAGCGGGAGAAGGCTCCGGCAGTCCTCTCTGCTCGACAAGGTAGGTCATTACGTACCAGGTTCTCGTAGACACACTTGTTCAGCTTCCACTCGGCCGGTCGGCACTGGTAGAGCTGGTGGTTGCGGTTCTCGATGCAGGTCCAGTGAGCCTTGAACTGCTCGAGGCAGTGGGTGTTGATGTCCTTCAGCCTGTGGAGAAGCGGATTCCAAGTCAGCGTTTCGACATCCCTATCGCGACATTTGTCCCGTGTCCTGCACCCCGCGGCTCCCGGTCGGCCAAGTCCCAGTTGAGGGCCAGCTTCCACCTCTGATCTCCGACGTAGCCGACGGAGAAAGAGAATGGTTCAACGTACACGCTAGAGGCACATCTCGTGACCCTCCGGCCCTCCTTCAGGCAGTCGAACTCGCCGCGGCCCGGGTTCTCGGTCTTGCACTGCATGAAGTCGTCATTGTATTCGCGGCACCGGGCGCCGATGAAGTAGGAGGCGGACAGAAGGGGCGCGGAGCTGGCGCCgacctccttgaccttggggATGTCGTCGGGCAGGGGGGTCGTGTCGACCTGGACCTGCTGGTTGAATCTGCGAGCGCATCGTGGTTAGCCTCTCTGTTGTTGTCGCGATCCAAGAGTCGTCGGGGATGAGCTGCGATTGGGCCAATTGGACGGCCGGAAGGTATGACGGGGCTAAGGGGGCACGTACTGAGGCCGTCGGGACGCCatggttgtggttgtggtgatGGGGGAGtcggggggggaagggagagaggtCGTTTCTGGGTTCGGATGGTCATCCAGAGCAAGCTTTCCGGGCACTGGACGCTGCGAATTGAAGTGAGGTCGATTTAGGAGAGAGCTGATTGGCTCGGTTGGGGCGAGGCTGAAGTGGAGCTTTGGACTGTGGCGCCACGGTGTGCTTCTCGCTCGGTCTGGGAAAAAGTGTGGCGCCCGGTGAAGGCGGCCGTAGCTTGCAAAGCTCCGATTTATTCTTTTCGCGTTCGTTGCTGGGTCCCCAATCTAACGGGCAGCTCAACAGCAACCCTGCGATCGATACCCGGTGAAGCATCCTCCCCCGTGCGAAACATCTGCGACGATTTGCTCTCCAGCCGCCCCTGGAAGCCGCGTCTTTGTTCCGATACACCCGCGACTTCTTTCACCCCAGCTCTTCCGACGACCATGCGCTGAAGAGGTTCTTTTGGGTTATTGATTTCTTTTTGCGCTGTGCCACTCTGCGCATCAATCTTCTTCCACCTCGATCGTACGGACGTGACGACAGAGCGGCGCTATCTTTCCTTGGACACCCTCATTATCCATAGGCTTCATCGCACGTAATGAGTTTATTCGGAGCACCGAAGCCCGCAGGGCAGACTGGGGGCCTCTTCGGCGGTGGTGGATTCGGCAGCACGCTGGGACAGTCgacacagcagcagcagcagcaaccgcagcaacagcagcagggAAACCAGCAGCAAGGTGGTCTGAGTTTGTTTGGGCAAACGCAGAACCAGTCAAACGCCTTTGGGAACTCGTTTGCCCAGTCTCAACAGccccaacagcagcagcaacaacaacaacaacagcagcagcagcaacagcagcagcagatgccCAGCTTGTCACAGTCGCAAGCACAGCTTTCAAGCTCCCTCTGGCAACCCGGCAGGGACACACCTCGTACGTATATGTTCTGTTGGAGTTCTTCCTTTACATTTTGATACTGACCGGCACCCCGTGAAGAGAGCCAGAAGCCTATACCCGAACAAATGGCCCTCATCTTCGAGAAGTGGAACCCCACAAACCCCAACTGCGCCTTTAAGCACTACTTCTACAACAAGGTCGATGAGGCGTCGGTCCCCTTCTACAAACCCGGCCCGCACGAAGATCCCAAGGAATGGGAGGAGGCGCTGCAAAAGAAGCCTGCGCCGGGCTACATTCCGGTCCTCTGCACAGGATTCTCGGGCGTTGCGGCGCGCCTCCAGACGCAGAAGAAGGTTGTCGGGGAGCTTAACGTGCGCCTGCACCAGATCAACGCCAGCCTGGACGCAATTCTCTCGCGGC belongs to Colletotrichum higginsianum IMI 349063 chromosome 5, whole genome shotgun sequence and includes:
- a CDS encoding Nucleoporin nup44 translates to MSLFGAPKPAGQTGGLFGGGGFGSTLGQSTQQQQQQPQQQQQGNQQQGGLSLFGQTQNQSNAFGNSFAQSQQPQQQQQQQQQQQQQQQQQQMPSLSQSQAQLSSSLWQPGRDTPQSQKPIPEQMALIFEKWNPTNPNCAFKHYFYNKVDEASVPFYKPGPHEDPKEWEEALQKKPAPGYIPVLCTGFSGVAARLQTQKKVVGELNVRLHQINASLDAILSRHDLETSVRALAARRRHVVLRERCLALAARVQVLRNRGYALSGDEDDLRLKLVELERNVQDPALAAREEELWSRLIVLRDYADQLMKETSKPAFASGEGLSEETEHKTKKVLEDYEKQIQHLKKEVESITKAFADWEKERNPS
- a CDS encoding CHCH domain-containing protein, with the protein product MASRRPQFNQQVQVDTTPLPDDIPKVKEVGASSAPLLSASYFIGARCREYNDDFMQCKTENPGRGEFDCLKEGRRVTRCASSVLKDINTHCLEQFKAHWTCIENRNHQLYQCRPAEWKLNKCVYENLKLEKNIPNQRPGVTPVELRPHMIYADQAINTLEGKPFIPPSKAEGSKQAS